The nucleotide sequence TTCATCCGGCGGCGGGCGCGATGTACCCGGCGGGCTTCAGCACCCGGGTGGAGATCAGCGGCGTCAGCGAACCGCTCGACGGCGCAGCGCGGCCCGGGCACTTTACCGGGGTGGCGACGGTGGTCCTCAAGCTGCTGAACATCGTGCAGCCCACGCGGGCCTATTTCGGGGAAAAGGACTGGCAGCAACTCGCGGTGGTGCGCCGACTGGTCAGCGACCTCGACCTGAACACCGAGATCGTGGGGGTGCCGACGGTGCGGGCAAGCGCAGACACGCCGCACGCGGGTCTGGCGCTGAGCAGCCGCAACACTTACCTCTCGCCCGAGCAGCAGCGGCGGGCCACGGTGCTTTCCCGCGCTCTGCGGGCGGTGCAGACTGCCTACGCGGGCGGCGAGCGCGACACCGGGCGGCTGCGGCAGGCCGGGCTGGACGTGCTGGGCAGCGAACCGGAACTCGCCCTCGACTACCTCGCGGTGGTGGGGCCGGACCTGCGTGACGTGCCCCGGCTGACCGACGACCCCCTGAACCGGGTGCTGGTCGCCGGACGCCTGTTCGGCGTGCGCCTGATCGACAACATGCCACTCGGCGTGGCCCCGACTGTTGCGGCTGCGTCTGCTGCGGCCCCGTCCCCGTCTGCCCCGACTCCGGCGTGACGGGCGCCGTCATGACCCTGGAACAGCTGCTGCGCGAGCTGGTGGGCCGCCGCGCTTCCGACATTCACCTGCAAGCCGGAAGCCCACCGCTGGGCCGGGTGGACGGGCGCCTGCTGCCCTTCGGCACCCACCCGCTGACCCCCGAGCACACCCGCGCCCTGGCCCAGGCGGTGCTGACCCCGGCGCAGCTCGAGGAATTCGAGTACCAGCAGGAACTCGACGTGGCGTACAGCGTGCCGGGCCTGGGCCGCTTTCGCTGCAACGTCTTTTTGCAGCGCGGCGCGGTGGGGCTGGTGCTGCGGGTGGTGGGCGACACCATTCCCAGTTTCGAGGCGCTGGGCCTGCCGCGCGAGGTCATGGAGCAGCTCGCCGGTCTGCCACGCGGCCTGGTGCTGATTACCGGGCCGACCGGCAGCGGCAAGAGCACCTCGGTCGCCAGCCTCATCGATTACCTCAACCGGCACTTCGCCTATCACATTCTGACCATCGAGGACCCCATCGAGATTTTGCACCGCAATGGCCGCAGCCTGGTGGTGCAGCGTGAGGTGGGGCAGGACACGCACAGCTTCGCCTCCGCCCTGCGGCACGCGCTGCGCCAGGACCCCGACGTGATCGTGATCGGGGAAATCCGCGACCGCGAGACGGTGGAGGCCGCGCTGCTGGCCGCGCAGACCGGGCACCTCGTCATCAGCACGCTGCACACCCAGGACGCCGTGCGGACCGTGGGCCGCATCGCCGAGTTCTTCGCGCCGCACGAACGCGATCAGGTGCGGCTGCAACTCGCCGAGTGTCTGGGCGGCATCGTGAGTCAGCGCCTGCTTCCCCGCGCCGACGGGGTGGGCCGGGTGCTCGCGACCGAGGTGCTGATCAGCACGCCGCTGGTGCAGGAGTACGTCAAGGACGAGGAGCGCACGCCGCTGCTCAAGGACGTGCTGCTCGAGGACAACATCCGGGGGATGCACACCTTCGACGAACATCTGGCGATGCTCTACCGCGCTGGGCTGATCGGCCTCGACGCCGCGCTTGCCGCCGCCACCAGCCCGCACGAGCTGCGGCTGCGGCTGACCCAGAGCGGGCGGCTGTAGGCCGGGCAGGGCGGTCACGCCGTCTGGCGGGCGCTGCCCTATACTGTTTCGGTTATGACCAGGGAACCCGTTCGCATGACCCGCCAGGGCAAGGAAAGGCTCGAAGAGCAATTGCAGTACCTCAAGACCACCCGCCGCGAGCAGATCAGCGAGTACATGGGCAAGGCCATCGAAGACGGCGACCTGCGCGAAAGTGCGGCCTACGACGAGGCCCGGATGCAGCAGAGCGAGAACGAGGCCAAAATCGCCGAAATCGAGGCGCAGCTCGAACGCGCCCAGATCATGAACGAGGACGAGATCGACACCAGCGCCGTCGGCGTGGGCGCCCGCGTGGTGGTCGAGGACGCCCAGGGCAAGCAGCGCACCCTGGAAATCGTCGGCAGCTTCGAGGTGGACGTGCTCAAGGGCAAAATCAGCGACGCCAGCCCGATGGGACAGGCCCTGCTGGGCAAGCGCAAGGGCGAAAGCGCCGTGTGGCCCGGGCCGAAGGGCGACGTGAGCCTCAAGGTCATCAGCGTCGAGTACCCCTAATATGCATTCCGATTGAATCTGGTAGTTTCAGATTCAATCCGACTTGCAAAGCTGCGCAGCAGAGCGGATGCGAGTAGGAAAAAATACGGATTCCGCGATATGGATGCACAGGCGGCGCTTTCCTGACTGTGCAGGAATTAAGCAGAATCCGTATGAGCCTTCGCCTGTCCGTCACGGCCCCCCTTCCCGCCGGGAGGGGGGGTTTTCAATCGTTTTCCGGTGGGTCCTGCGAACGGATGAGCCAGGCCCCTCCCCCACCTTCTCCCCTTTCCCCTCAACTCATGTCACCATGCGGGCATGACCCAGAATGATATGGACGACATGCGCCTCGACGAGATGGAGTTCGAGAACCTGACCATCGACCAGCACGGCCCGATTGCGGTGCTGACCGTCAACCGTCCGGGGGCGCTCAACGCCCTGAACGGCACCACCCTCAGCGAACTGGCGATGGCCGCCGAGATGATCGCCAACGACCCCGAGGTGGGCGCCCTGATTCTGACCGGCGCGGGCGACAAGGCGTTCGTGGCGGGGGCCGACATCAGCGAGCTGGCGGGGCTGGAAGGACCGTTTGCCGGGCGCGACATGTCGCTGCTGGGGCAAGACGCCATGACGCAGATCAGCAACCTGCCGATTCCGGTGATCGCGGCGATAGGCGGCTACGCGCTCGGCGGCGGGCTGGAGCTGGCGCTGTGCTGCGACATTCGCATCGCCTCGCCGCGTGCCCGGATGGGGCTGCCTGAAGTGACGCTGGGGCTGCTGCCCGGTTTTGCCGGAACCCAGCGCCTGCCGCGCCTGATCGGGGCAGGCCGCGCCCTGGACCTGATGCTCACCGCCCGGCAGATCGGCGCCGAGGAAGCCCTGAGCATGGGTCTGGTCAACTATGTCGCCGACGACCCGCTGCAAAAGGCCCGCGAAGTGGCCGAGCAGATCATCAAAAACGGCCCGCTCGCCATCTCGCTGGTCAAGGAAGCAGTAAGGCGGGGCCTCGCCACCGACCTCGAAGCGGGCATGGAAATCGAGGCCGACCTGTTCGGCATGGCCTTCGCCACCAGCGACTTCAAGGAAGGCACGCGGGCCTTTCTGGAAAAGCGCAAACCCGAGTTCAGGGGCGAGTAAGAGGGGTTCAAAGAATAGATTTCCCACAGCTCCGCTCACACCCGTAGCAGCGGATAAGAAAAGGGCGCAGAAGCTTCGGCCTCTGCGCCTTATTTCCTGCCGCCCTTATACGGTTTTAATCCGATTCCCGAACATCCGGAAAGGCGCCGGATGCCCGTCCATCTCCTTAAAATCGTATTTTTTCCATGCGCTCCGCGCAAAATTGCGCCCGGACATGTCCGGGACTCCATTTGAAACCGTATTACAGCATCGGGAGCGCCCCGCTCACCGCCGCCGCTTCGGGGTTGAAGCGCGGCTGTTCGGGCAGGGGTTGACCGTCGGGGCCGAGGATGTGCCCGTACATCATGTGCGGCGTGGCGTGGTCGATGCGGACCGAATAGATGCCCGCGCCGTCCGCGCCGATGGCTTTGGGGACGACGGTGGGGTGGTTGCCCCGGGTGTGACCCTCCAGAAACCCCGAGTCGTGGGCGTCGCCGCGCAGCAGCACCTGCTGGACGGTGCCGACCTTCTGCGCGTTCTTGCGGGCGGACCAGTCCTTTTGCCGGGCGATCAGACGCTGGAGCCGCTCGGTCTTGAGTTCGCGCGGCAGATCCTGAAAGTGCTTGTAGCTCGGCGTACCGGGACGCGGCGAGTAGATGAACATGTAGGCCGAGTCATAGCCCACCTCGTCGTAGAGCGAGAGGGTGTCCTGAAAGTCTTCCTCGGTTTCGCCGGGAAAGCCCACGATGATGTCGGTGGCGAGCACCACGTCAGGGATGTGCTTTTTGATCTGCGCGATGTGGGTGAGGTACTTCTCGCGGTTGTACTCGCGGGCCATGCGCCGCAGCACCCGGTCCGAGCCGCTCTGCACCGGCAGGTGCACGAACTCGCAGATGGCGGGCGTCTCGCCGATGGCCGCCGCCACGTCCTCGGTGAAGTTCATGGGATGGCTGGTGGTGAATTTGACGCGCTCGATGCCGCTGGCGCCCACCATGCGCAGCAGGTCGGCGAAGCTCGGGTAGCCCTTCAGCCTGGCACCCTGGTCCACCCCGTAGGCGTTGACGTTCTGACCGAGCAGGGTGACTTCGCGCACCCCCGCCGCGAGCTGCATGTCGAGTTCGCGCAGGATGTCGTCGGGGTGACGGCTGACCTGCGGCCCGCGCGTGGTCGGCACGATGCAGTAGGTGCAGTGGTGGTCGCAGCCGCGCATGATGGTGAGGTGCGCCTGCAACTTGCCGCTGGGCGGGGGCGGAATGTGGTCGTGCAGTTCGTCCTTGAATTGCAGGCCCCAGAAGCGTTCGTTGCTCTCCAGAGCTTGACCAATATCGAGCAGGCTGCCGGGGCCGAGCAGCACGTCCACCTCGAACTTGCGGGCGATCTGCTGGCCCTCTTCGAGCTGCGCGAGGCAGCCCATCATGCCCACCACGAGGGAACGCTGGGCCTTTTGCTTGCGCAGGTCGCCGAGCAGCGAGCGGACCTTGTCCACCGGCTTGCCGCGCACCGCGCAGGTGTTGACCAGAATGAAGTCGGCCTCGTCGGGCGACTCCACGATGTCGGCGCCGAGAGAAACGAGTTGGGACTGCACGAGGTGCGTGTCGTACTCGTTCATCTGACAGCCGTAGGTGATGAGGTGTGCCTTCATGACTTCTCCTCGGGCCTGACGGAGGGATTCCGGGGCCGCGTGCCTGGGCCGCCGGGAGGGGGCGGGGGCGACTTGGGAGGATAGCGTGTTTCAGCCTTCCCCCGGCGAAGCAAACGAGAAACGCCGCTCCCTGCCCTTTCCCCTCCCCCCTCGCCTCTGCCCCCTACCCCCCCAACACCCGCGCCACACGGGGGGCCAGGGCCGCGTCGAAGCGGGCCAGCACCGGGCCGATGATGGCGGTGAGCAGCACGTAGACGGCGGCGAGCGGCCCCAGCACCGGAGCGAGACCCAGGCCCAGGCCCGCAATCAGGATGCTGAATTCGCCCCGGGGGATCAGGGTGGTGCCCGCGCGAAAGCGGCCCCGGCTCTGGACCCCGGCCTGCGCGGCGCCGTGCCAGCCGACCAGAAATTTGGTCACGGCAGTCACGAGGGCCAGCAGCGCGGCAGGCAGCAGCACGTCCGGCACCGCCGCCAGGTCGAGTTGCAGGCCGAAAAAGAGGAAAAACACGGCGGCGAACAGGTCGCGCAGCGGCTCGATCTGCGCCCGCGCCCGGTGCGCGACCTCGCCCGAGAGCGCGATGCCGACGAGGAAGGCGCCGATGGCCGCGCTGACCTTGAGCAGGTCGGCGGCGCCCGCCACCACCAGCACCAGCCCCAGCACGCCGAGCAGCAGCGTTTCGTCGCTGGGCACGTTGAGCACGCGGCTCAGCACGTGGCCGTAACGCATGGCGAGAAAAAAGGTCACCCCGAACGCCGTCAGCGCCAGCGCGAGGTTGACCCCCACCGTGAGCAGGCTGCCGCCGATGAGCAGCGCCGCCACGACGGGCAGGTAAAACGCCATCACCACGTCCTCGATGACGCACACGGCGAGAATGGTCGGCGTTTCACGGTTGCCCAGGCGACCCAGGTCCGAGAGGATTTTGGAGGCGATGCCGCTGGAGGTGAGGTAGGTGATGCCCCCGAGCAGCACCCAGGCGAGCGGCGGCAGACCGAGCAGCGCCCCGGCCACCACCCCCGGCGTGAAGTTGAGCGCGAGGTCGAGCAGCCCGATGCGGCGGTTGGCCCGCAGGTTGGTGCGCAGTTCGTCGCTGGTGTATTCCAGCCCCAGGATAAACAGCAGCAGAATGGCGCCGATTTCCGCCCCGGTGTGGATGAACTTCTCGGCGGTGTCGTCGAGGTGCATGACGGTGCCCAGGCCGATGCCCGCCATCAGGTACAGCGGAATCGGGGTGATGCCCAGCCGCCCGGCGGCGCGGCCCACCAGCGCCAGCGCGAGGATGACCGTGCCGAGTTCCAGAAACAGGCGGCCTAGCATGTTCCGGACCGCCGCCTCTGCTCAGGACGGGTCAATGCTCCGCTCCGCTGCTCAGGAGCCGGGCGGCGCGGCGCACCCCGCCTGCCGTGCCGACCACCACCACCGTGTCGCCCGCTTCCAGCACGAACTCCGGCCCCGGCGCGGGCACCGCCTGCCCGGCGCGCATCACCGCGACCACGCTGGTGCCGGTGCGGGTGCGCATCTGCGAGTCGCCCAGCGCGCGCCCAGCAAAGGGGCTGCCCCGCTCCAGCGGCAGCCAGTCCATCGCCAGCCCCTCGATGTCCTGCATGGTCTGTCCCACCCGGCGCGACACGGTGCTGCCACCGAGCAGGTCGGCCACCACCTCGGCCTCGCCCTCGTCGAGCGTGATGCTCTGGGCGCAGGCGTCGGGGTCCTCACGCAGCGAGACGAACATCTCGCGCCGCCCGTCGCGGTGAACGATGACGCCCACGCGCTTGCCGAAGCGTCCGTCGAAGTCGTAGCGCATCCCCACGCCGGGCAGGGACGTTTCTTCCAGTCTGACCATGAGACCAGCATAGCCGCAAGGTCAGCGGGGGTCAGGCGGTCAGGCAGAGGGCTTTTCGCGCACCGTCAGCGGAAAGACCCCGGTAAACAGGCGCGGCCAGGCGAGGCGGGCGGGCTGCACACTGAATTCGAGCGGCAGATGGGCAAAGTGGGTGTCCCAGAGATTCTGCACGCGGGGACCCATCCTGTCCCGAAGCTCCTGCTCGGCCTGCGGGTACTGTTCGCCCAGGTCGAAGGGACTGGGACGGTCCAGCGCCGAGCGCACTTCGGCCCGGACGAACGCCTGATACAGCGCGTCGTCCACCAGCCGCGAAAAGAGCGCCCCGGCGTGTTCGGCGCGGTCCGTCACCAGCGGACTCAGGGCACCGAAGGCGACCGCGCTGCCCAGCGTGTTGCCCGCCGTGTTCCACGCGCTGTAGCCTGCCAGCCCCGCCAGCGGAAACCCGCGCAGCAGCCCCCACAGCCGCCGCTCGGCCCCGTTGGGGTAGGCGATGTCCGCCAGCGACACGGCCCGCCCCGCCGCGAGGTCCCGCCGCAGCGCGTCCACGAAGGCCGGCAGGTGGCGGTGCGGTGTGTCCACCGTCGCCAGGTCGGGCTGCACGTTCGCCTGCCGCCGCCCCGGCGTGTTGACCGCCAGGATGAAGTCGGCCTCCTGCATGCTGTCGGCGGGCACGCACCCGGCGGCCCGCAGGTGCGCGGCGACGAGTTCCCCGGCGGGACGGTCCTCGTAGATCAGCCCTGCCCCCGCGCCCAGCGTGCCGGAGTAGCGCACCCAGGCGCGGGCGGACGGCAGGCCCTCACGTAGCGCCCGCGTGAGCAGCGCACACGGCACCTCGTCGGCGCCGGGGTAGGTGTCGAAGCGGTCCCAGACACCGAGTTCGTCCGCCCGCGCTTCCAGCATCCGGCGGTCGTAGGCGGCCAGCCCGTACTCGGAGGTGTCGTCCAGCGTGACGCACAGGTGCCGCAACACCCCCTCGGCCAGCAGGTCGAGCGCCGCGAGGTGCAGGGCGCGGTTGCGTTCGCGGGTGCCCAGCCAGTCGGCCAGGATGTCTGCGGGCACGGCGGCGCGGGCGGCGTCCAGGCCAGCGCGTTCGCCCTCGCCGTGCCGGGCATGGCGGTCGAAGGCGGTGCTGTAGGCCCGCAGCTCGCGCCCCCAGTCGCCGTAGTAGGGTTTTTCCTCGTGCGGGTCGTTGTCGTGCGCCACCCGCACCACCACCCCGAAGGCGTAGATGCGCAGCTTCGGGTGCCTGCCCTTCAGCTCGCGCAGCACCTCCAGGCGGCGCAGCGCCGTGTCCAGCGGGTCGGCCACCCGCCGCGCCGGAATCATGCCGCCCAGACACAGGGTTTCCAGGCACACGACCAGGGCGTCGGCCTGTCCCCCCTCGGCCCGCAGCCAGTCGGCGAGCGCGTCCGTGTCGCCGGGGGTGAAAAAGTGCGGCAGCGCCCCGGCGGGCGGCACCCGCATGTCGGCCCCGGTCATGCGGCCCAGCGACACCGGCAGGTCGAGGGTGGGCGGGCGGGTGTCGGGCGGCACGAGCAGAAGGCGGGGCATACGCCCCAAGCTACCGGAAGCGCGTTTCCCGGCCTGCACGCTGCTAGACCTCCCCGCGCCCTTTCCCCTGGCCCCGCGCTAGCCTCCCCGGATGAGAGGCAGCGAGGCGGCGCAGGCAACGGAGCAGACAGGACCGGTGGTGGCTTTTCAGGGCAACCCCGGCAGCTACGGCGAAATTGCGGCGCTGAACGCTCTGCCGCAGGTGCGCGGAACACGGGGCTACCCCACCTTTCACGAAACCGTGCGGGCCGTCGAAACGGGAGAAGCGGATTTCGGCGTGCTGCCGGTGGAAAACAGTCTGATGGGCGCGATTCACCAGTCCATCGACCTGCTGACCGAAACCGAGCTGCACGTGACCGGCGAGGTCGTGGTGCGCGTGACCCACTGCCTGATGGCGCTGCCGGGGGTCGAACTCGGGGATATCCGCAAGGTCGGCAGTCAGCAACCGGCGCTCGACCAGTGCACCCACCTGATTCGCAAGCACGGCTGGCAGCCGCTCGCCAAACACGACACGGCGGGCAGCGCCAAGGACCTCGCCGAGCGCGGCGCCCGCGACGAAGCCGCCATCGCCAGCCGCCGCGCCGCCGAACTCTACGGCCTGAACATCCTGCAAACCGAGGTGGAGGACGAGCCGTTCAACTTCACCCGCTTCATGGTCCTTTCGCGCCGTGCCCCTGCCGAGGCCGCGCCGGACGTGCCGCACAAAACCAGCCTCGTGTTCGCGGTGCGCCACACCCCCGGTTTTCTGGTCGAGACGCTGAACGAACTGCGCGGCCTCAACCTCTCGCGCATCGAGAGCCGCCCCCGCCGTGACCGCGCCTGGAGCTACCTGATGTACGTGGACATCGAGGGCCGCGCCAGTGACCCGCAGGTCGCCCAGGCCCTCGCCGGGGTGCTGCTCAAGGCGAGCTACGCCAAGATTATCGGCAGTTACCCGGCGGCGCAGGGAACGGTGGAGTGAGGGGGGCGGAGGGCAAAGAGTAGAGAGCAGAGGGCCAAACAAAAAGAGGGAGGCAGGCACACCCAGCCCGCCCCCCGCTTTTTGCCATCTGCCATCGGCCATCAGCCCTCTACAGCTCGACGGTCTCGTTCTTGCCCAGTTCGCCCGCTTCGGCCTTCTGGCCGGGAATCAGGTTCTTGGCGAGGGCGAACAGGGTGCGGACCTTGCCGCCGCTTTCCCAGTATTCGGCGCCGCGGGCGTCAATCTTGATGAGCTGCACGTTGGGGTCTTCCTTGCCGCCCTCGAAGTACATGTCGTACATGTCGCTCCACAGTTCGTCGAGCTTGGCGCGGTCCTCGACCAGTTCGGCGGTGCCGTGAACGCTCACGTAGTTGTTGCTGCCGGTGTCGGCGTAGCTCACGTTGACCTGGGGCCGCGCCCGCATGTCGTGCACCGCCTCGCTGTCCTTGGCCCCGATGAACCACAGGTCGCCGTCGAACTCGGTCTGCTGCGTGGTCATCGGGCGGGCGTGCAGGTGGCCTTCGTCGGTGGTGGTCACCAGCATGGCGAACTTGATGTCCTTGATCAGTCCGGCGACGGTCCCAACGGCCTGCTCACGGGACGGCTGCTCACGGTTCATGGTCTGGTCACTCATGCCCCGAGCATCGGCAGAGGGTGCCGGGGGGTCTGAGGGCCTGATTACCGTTTTAAGGTTTGCGTCAGGATGGATGAGAGGCAGCGGCTCTGTGTCGCCTTTGCCGAGAGTAGGTCCGTATTGGCTGCCAAGGAGCCATATTTTCCTTGCCATGAGCTATGGGCCATAAGCTCTGAACAGCCTCTTCATGGCCCATCGCCCATGGCTCACAGCTCAGCCCCAGTCGGTACAGGAGACCTGATACCAACTTTGCACGTTCTCATACGGATTCCGCTTAATTCCTGCACAGTCGGGAAAGCGCCGCCTGTGCATCCATATCGCGGAATCCGTATTTTTTCCTACTCGCATCCGCTCGGATTGAATCTGAAACTACCAGATTCAATCGGAATCCGTATCAGTAAGGTGAGAGCATGAAACCTGCCCTCTTCCTGCTGCCCTGCCTGCTCGCGTCGTGCACCCTGACCGGGGGGCCGGTCAAATCGGTGCCGTCCTCGGGCACCCTGCCGTTTTCCGAAGCCGTTCAGGTGGGGCAAACCCTCTACCTGTCGGGCCAGCTTGGACTGGACGCACAGGGCCAGCTCGTGCCGGGCGGCGTCCGCGCCGAAACCCTCCAGGCCCTGAGCAACATCGAGGCGACGCTGACCCGGCAGGGCTACCGCCGCGAGCACCTCGTCAAATGCATGGTCATGCTCCGCGACATGAAAGATTTCGCCGCCATGAACGAGGTCTACGGGTCGTGGATGCGCCGCCCGTACCCGGTGCGCTCCACCTTCGGGGGCGCAGACCTCGCCCTGAACGCCAACGTCGAAATCGAGTGCGTGGCCGCCCGCTGACCCCTGCCTACTGAACCCAGCCCACTGAACCCTGCCCGCTCCTGCTGCGGAGGGTTGGAAGCCGGGAAGTTGCTGTGTCGGCTACACTGAAGGATGTGACCGCAGGCCCCCCCGACCCCAACCCGACCGCACGCATCCGCAACTTTTCCATCATCGCGCATGTGGACCACGGCAAGTCCACGCTGGCCGACCGCATTCTCGAAAAACTCGGCGCGATGGGCGAGCGTGACAAGCGCGACCAGACGCTCGACACGCTGGAACTGGAGCGCGAGCGTGGCATCACCATCAAGTCCACGCCCATCCGGTTGAATTATGTTCGGGACAATGGCGAATCGTACGTCTTCAACCTGATCGATACTCCCGGCCACGTGGACTTCAACTACGAGGTCTCGCGTTCGCTGGCCGCCTGCGAGGGCGTGCTGCTGCTCGTGGACGCCTCGCAGGGGGTGGAAGCGCAGACCATCGTCAACGCCTACCTCGCCATCGACAACAACCTCGAAATCATCCCGGTCATCAACAAAATCGACCTGCCCGCCGCCGACCCCGAGAGCGCTGCCCGAGAGCTGGAGGAAGTCATCGGCATTCCCGCCGAGGGCGCGGTGCGGGCGTCCGGCAAATCGGGCATCGGTATTCCCGAGATTCTGGAAGCGGTGGTCGAGCGCATTCCCCCGCCCCCCGGCGACCCCGCTGCACCTCTCAAGGCGCTGATTTTCGACTCGTTTTTCGACGCTTACCAGGGCGTGATTCTGTTCGTGCGGGTGCTCGAGGGCACCATGAAGGCCAAAGACGGCGTGCGGCTGATGAACGCGGGCAAGAACTTCGAGGTGGACAAGGTCGGCACCTTCAGCCCCGGCTTGGTCGTGGGGGAGGAACTCTCGGCGGGCATGGTGGGCTGGGTGGCCGCCGGCATCAAGGACATTCAAGACGCGCAGGTGGGCGACACCCTCACCGGACGCGACCGGCAGACCGACGAAGCCTTTCCCGGCTTCAAGCCCGCGCAGCCGGTGGTGTTTTCGGGCCTGTACCCCACCGACACCGAGGACTACCGCAAGCTGCGCGACGCGCTGGAAAAGCTCAAGCTCAACGACGCCGCCTTTTCCTTCGAGCCGGAAACCTCCGAGGCGCTGGGCTTCGGCTTCCGCTGCGGCTTTCTGGGGCTGCTGCACGCCGAAATCATTCAGGAGCGTTTGGAGCGCGAGTACGACCTCGACCTGATCGCCACTGCGCCCGCCGTCGTCTACCGCGTCACGCTCACCAACGGCGAGATTTTTGAGACGCAAAACCCCGCCGAGTTTCCCACCCGTGACCGCATCGAAATGGTCGAGGAACCGTACATCAAGCTCTCGGTGATGCTGCCCGAGGACTACGTGGGGCCGGTGATGCAGCTCCTGCAGGAGCGCCGGGGCGCCATGCAGACGATGAACTATGTCGGCAAGCGCGTGGAACTGGTCTACGAGGTGCCGTTCGCCGAGATTCTCTACGATTTCCACGACCGCCTCAAATCCATCTCGCGCGGGTACGCCAGCATGGACTACGAGCAGCTCGGCTACCGCGAAGGCGACCTGCGCAAGGTGGACATCATGGTGAACAACGAGGTCATCGACGCCCTCGCCGTCATCGTCCACGAAACCAAGACCTACTCGCTGGGGCGCAAAATCGTGGACAAGATGGCCGAAGTCATTCCCCGGCAGATGTTCCCGGTGCCGGTACAGGCCGTCATCGGCGCCAAAATCATCGCCCGCGCCACCGTCAAGGCGTACCGCAAGGACGTGCTGGCAAAGTGCTACGGCGGCGACATCTCGCGCAAAAAGAAACTGCTGGAAAAGCAGAAGAAGGGCCGCGCCCGCATGAAGCAGTTCGGCACGGTGGAGGTGCCGCAGGAAGCCTTCCTGGCAGTGCTGAGTACGGAGGAGTAAGCAGGTTGTGGAAACGGAAACCCGCATTCCGCCGGAAGTCGCCGAGCATCTGGGCCACTACGTCTATCTGTACGTAGACCCCAGGACGGAGCAAATCTTCTATGTGGGCAAAGGCCAGGGCCAGCGCGTTCTTTCGCATCTGTCGGCGGTAGGCGAGTCACGCAAGGCGCAAATCCTGTCCGAACTCCGTCAAGCGCACCTGTCGCCGAGAATCGACATTCTGGCCCACGGCCTCCCAGACGAAGCCACCGCCTACCGAATCGAGGCGGCGGCCATCGATCTCCTGCGCATGGATTCCCTGTCCAATCTGGTGAGGGGCTGGCAAAGTGTGCGCTCTGGACGCCGCTCGCTTGGAGAACTGGTGAGTTATTACGCCGCGCCGCCAGCCGTGATTACCGACCCGGTGATGCTGATCCGGATCAACAAGCTCTACTGGCACGGGATGCCCGCGCAGGAGTTATACGAGGCCACACGGGGCATCTGGAAAGTGGCGAAATGGCGTCAGCAGGAAGTGAAATACGCGCTGGCGGTCTTTGAAGGTGTCGTGCGTGAGGTGTATACCACCGAGTCATGGCACCCGGCAGGCCAAACTCCCTACCAGACCCGCCCTGCCGAAGAGGTCAGTGACCCGCAGCGGTGGGAATTTGTCGGACACGTTGCCCCGGAAGAGGTCAGGCGCCGTTATCTCTATCACTCCGTGGCAGCTTATTTCTCCAAGCACTCGCAAAATCCGATTGCTTATCCGGATTCACCTCGGGTGCGGCGAGGTTCGCGGTAGTGGGAAGGAAAAAATGCCGTGCAGAGCGCGGGAGCGGTCTCCGCCTTCCAGTCCCGCCCTCTTCATCGCGTGAATGTCCCCCCTCGCCGGATAGATTTCACTTCCGACCGCTTTCCACAGCGCCGAGCAAAAGGTCCCCCACAACATGGTTTGGGCCTCGGTTGAACACTCATTTGCCGCCGCACCCGAGGTGATTCCGCTTCATTCCTGCACAGTCGGGAAAGCCCTGCCTGTGCATCCATATCGCGTAACCCGTATTTTTTCCTACTCGCATCCGCTCTGCTGCGCAGCTTTGCAAGTCGGATTGAATCTGAAACTACCAGATTCAATCGGAATCCGTATAAGCAATGGTGCGGACAGTTTTAGGCGGCTTTG is from Deinococcus wulumuqiensis R12 and encodes:
- the panC gene encoding pantoate--beta-alanine ligase, which produces MAEAGQGTALPRLLTTPAEVRAALAGRGRVGLVPTMGYLHEGHATLIAQARAECDVVVVSVFVNPMQFGPTEDLAKYPRDLERDLGVAGAAGADFVFHPAAGAMYPAGFSTRVEISGVSEPLDGAARPGHFTGVATVVLKLLNIVQPTRAYFGEKDWQQLAVVRRLVSDLDLNTEIVGVPTVRASADTPHAGLALSSRNTYLSPEQQRRATVLSRALRAVQTAYAGGERDTGRLRQAGLDVLGSEPELALDYLAVVGPDLRDVPRLTDDPLNRVLVAGRLFGVRLIDNMPLGVAPTVAAASAAAPSPSAPTPA
- the miaB gene encoding tRNA (N6-isopentenyl adenosine(37)-C2)-methylthiotransferase MiaB, which produces MKAHLITYGCQMNEYDTHLVQSQLVSLGADIVESPDEADFILVNTCAVRGKPVDKVRSLLGDLRKQKAQRSLVVGMMGCLAQLEEGQQIARKFEVDVLLGPGSLLDIGQALESNERFWGLQFKDELHDHIPPPPSGKLQAHLTIMRGCDHHCTYCIVPTTRGPQVSRHPDDILRELDMQLAAGVREVTLLGQNVNAYGVDQGARLKGYPSFADLLRMVGASGIERVKFTTSHPMNFTEDVAAAIGETPAICEFVHLPVQSGSDRVLRRMAREYNREKYLTHIAQIKKHIPDVVLATDIIVGFPGETEEDFQDTLSLYDEVGYDSAYMFIYSPRPGTPSYKHFQDLPRELKTERLQRLIARQKDWSARKNAQKVGTVQQVLLRGDAHDSGFLEGHTRGNHPTVVPKAIGADGAGIYSVRIDHATPHMMYGHILGPDGQPLPEQPRFNPEAAAVSGALPML
- a CDS encoding type IV pilus twitching motility protein PilT, whose product is MTLEQLLRELVGRRASDIHLQAGSPPLGRVDGRLLPFGTHPLTPEHTRALAQAVLTPAQLEEFEYQQELDVAYSVPGLGRFRCNVFLQRGAVGLVLRVVGDTIPSFEALGLPREVMEQLAGLPRGLVLITGPTGSGKSTSVASLIDYLNRHFAYHILTIEDPIEILHRNGRSLVVQREVGQDTHSFASALRHALRQDPDVIVIGEIRDRETVEAALLAAQTGHLVISTLHTQDAVRTVGRIAEFFAPHERDQVRLQLAECLGGIVSQRLLPRADGVGRVLATEVLISTPLVQEYVKDEERTPLLKDVLLEDNIRGMHTFDEHLAMLYRAGLIGLDAALAAATSPHELRLRLTQSGRL
- a CDS encoding transcription elongation factor GreA, which translates into the protein MTREPVRMTRQGKERLEEQLQYLKTTRREQISEYMGKAIEDGDLRESAAYDEARMQQSENEAKIAEIEAQLERAQIMNEDEIDTSAVGVGARVVVEDAQGKQRTLEIVGSFEVDVLKGKISDASPMGQALLGKRKGESAVWPGPKGDVSLKVISVEYP
- a CDS encoding enoyl-CoA hydratase/isomerase family protein encodes the protein MTQNDMDDMRLDEMEFENLTIDQHGPIAVLTVNRPGALNALNGTTLSELAMAAEMIANDPEVGALILTGAGDKAFVAGADISELAGLEGPFAGRDMSLLGQDAMTQISNLPIPVIAAIGGYALGGGLELALCCDIRIASPRARMGLPEVTLGLLPGFAGTQRLPRLIGAGRALDLMLTARQIGAEEALSMGLVNYVADDPLQKAREVAEQIIKNGPLAISLVKEAVRRGLATDLEAGMEIEADLFGMAFATSDFKEGTRAFLEKRKPEFRGE